The Myxococcus fulvus genome has a window encoding:
- a CDS encoding tetratricopeptide repeat protein — translation MGSQRANQLVEAGLWLRLSGDAQGAQKLFERALELDPQNVRARDCLASLEASPGKSSPFSPGPLDAGTRGTPLASLEGDWGAWAQGEGGPLDEEDEERSPSVLIPDVDEPSPGSDVLELLARDESTTQEYGIPEGETDEYGVPATESELERLLRGAADLLELDDHSGAVDLLFKAQELAPGDPRVEALRARSERMLMAMLESKLGDLGRVPRVRLQADDIIWLSLDHRAGFVLAQIDGAVTFEDLFSLSGMTRLDTARILAQLLDEGVIAAA, via the coding sequence ATGGGCAGCCAGCGCGCCAACCAGCTCGTCGAGGCCGGACTGTGGCTGCGCCTGAGCGGCGACGCCCAGGGCGCGCAGAAGCTCTTCGAGCGGGCGCTGGAGCTGGACCCGCAGAACGTCCGCGCGCGTGACTGTCTGGCCTCGCTCGAGGCCTCGCCGGGGAAGAGCTCTCCGTTCTCGCCGGGCCCGTTGGATGCGGGGACGCGCGGCACGCCTCTGGCCTCGCTGGAGGGTGACTGGGGCGCATGGGCGCAAGGGGAGGGTGGGCCGCTGGACGAGGAGGATGAGGAGCGCTCTCCCAGCGTGCTGATTCCCGACGTGGACGAGCCCTCGCCGGGGAGCGACGTGCTGGAGTTGCTCGCGCGCGACGAGTCCACGACGCAGGAGTACGGCATCCCCGAGGGCGAGACGGACGAGTACGGCGTCCCCGCCACGGAGAGCGAGCTGGAGCGGCTGCTGCGAGGCGCGGCGGACCTGCTGGAGCTGGATGACCACTCGGGCGCGGTGGACCTGCTGTTCAAGGCGCAGGAGCTGGCGCCCGGAGATCCTCGCGTCGAGGCGCTGCGCGCGCGCAGCGAGCGGATGCTGATGGCGATGCTGGAGTCGAAGCTTGGAGATTTGGGACGGGTGCCTCGCGTCCGGCTCCAGGCCGACGACATCATCTGGCTCAGCCTGGACCACCGCGCGGGCTTCGTGCTCGCGCAGATCGACGGCGCCGTGACGTTCGAGGACCTGTTCTCGCTGTCGGGAATGACGCGGCTGGATACCGCCCGCATCCTCGCGCAGCTCCTCGACGAAGGCGTCATCGCCGCCGCCTGA